The genomic segment AAACTGCATGACCGTCTTTGCTCGCCCCCTTTCATGCTTTGCAAGTGCAGCCGCCGCAATTGTGTTGACTTAAGAGGGTATTGAAGACCTCGGCAGCGGACGGCGGGGTGGGTAACATGTTCTTCCCGTGAGAACTAGCCAGCTGACTGGCTCGGAATCCAatggagacaaaaacaaagctcTGCTTCTCTACAGGGCATGGGAAAATCTGTTGTTTTGCAAACCAGGCTAACATGAatgtccagccatccattttccgaaccgcttgatcctcactagggtcgctggagcctatcccagccgtcttcaggcagtaggcgggggacaacctgaatcagttgccagccaatcgcagggcacacagagacgaacaaccatccacgcccacactcacacctagggacaatttagagcatccaatcagcctgccatgcatgtttttggaatgtgggaggaaaccggggcacccggagaaaacccacgcaggcccgggaagaacatgcaaactccacacagggaggccggagccggagtcgaacccggtacctctgcactgtgaagccgacgtgctaaccactgtaccgggccgccctaacatgaatgtgtgtgttttttttttttttaatggaacaaAATGTGTATGCTGCACAAGTTCacgtgaaaatgtcattttggctGACTGGTTGGTATTTCTGTGCAAGATACCGTCATTTATGCATCAACTGGTATGCCCTTCGCTATTTAGAAACCAAGTTGTAGGAAATACagggagaccaaaaaaaaaaaaaaaaccaacacatcACAAAGTGTTTGCGCACTGCCAAAGcgaaaaatgaaatgtaaatcaGTGCATGACAACTATATGAATGGTGTAATTTAAGAGCATTCGTTCCAAAAAGGCAGCACAAAGCTGCCTTATAAAGAAGCATTTCATGGAAATTCATTTTACAAACGCTCACAACTCTTGACTGGTTCTGCCGTGCATTTGACATTAAAGTTATAAAGTTCTTTTGTCAAAGTGAACTGTTGAGTATCCTGTGACCTCCCCTTGAATAGCAATTTATTCAATgaattgactattttgtgtCTGTTTTTCCAAGGCCTGCCTGAACAATATTACAGTCTAACATGGTTCCTCAGTCCTATCTTTGGTCTCATCCTCACACCTGTGATGGGCTCGGCCAGCGATCGCTGTACGCTGCGCTGGGGTCGGAGGAGGCCTTTCATACTGGCTTTGTGTGTTGGTGTACTGCTCGGTATGGCCTTGTTCTTAAACGGATCCTTAATTGGTGAGGTCAAAGTTAATTTCTAAAAAATCCCATTCCCTGCGGATGACTCACAccgaaggattaaaaaaaagaatgcaaataTGTTGCAGGCCTTTCCATTGGTGACCGTCCCAGTAGTCAGCCAATGGGCATCATCCTCACAGTTTTGGGAGTGGTGGTGCTGGACTTCTGTGCCGATGCATGCGATGGACCCATCAGAGCTTACCTTCTTGATGTTGCGGACACAGAGGAGCAAGATATGGCCCTAAATATCCACGCCTTTTCGGCAGGTAGCGATTTCAGCATGACTTCACAGATTGTGCTTCTGAATAGATTACGCTCATGAATCCTCAACTCACTAAACTTGTGGACCTGTAACGAGTCATGGACAAGTAGGCAAGAATTACAGGGAGTCATCGGTTAATAGTATCATCAACATTATGAACGGTAGCTTGTGAAATGGCATAAGAATGTTATGAATGCAGTCCAGTCATGGCAATGTCCAATCTAGTGGAACAGGCACATAGAACATGATTTGGCATCCAAACAATGATgccattttgttgtgtgtttgtgtatcctCTGCAGGACTAGGTGGCGCTTTGGGTTACATGCTAGGTGGTCTCGACTGGACTGGCACAGCTCTGGGCCAAGCATTTAAGTCACAGCAGCAAGTGCTCTTCCTTTTTGCGGCCATCATCTTCTTTATCTCCGTCATACTGCATATGTTCAGTATCCCCGAGAAGCAATTCGTGGCATCCCAGCAACTTAATATCACAGGAAGAAGGGATTCTACCAGTCAATCAACTTACCGACTGGTTAGTCATACACCACCGCTCCTTGAAGTCATCGCAGAAGAGGACCCCCTGTGCCGAGAGAACGACCGATCAGATTCTGAGGCCAAGTTAATGGACTTTGTGGCTATGGAGCGAATGCGGAGTAAAAGCGATTCAGTCTTAGCCATGCCAGACATGAAAATCAAGCTGGATCCTGACCTTGACCTGCAGGTGCACCTTTTCTTGCCAGAGGTACATCAGGCTTTACCCGGAATCCAGAAAGGTCTAGAAGATGTTTTCAAGCCTTCAAACCAGAGTATTGGGGTTTTAAATCCTAGTGGACCACCCAAATTAACAGATGAAACCACAGTTGTGGAATCTGGAGATTCTGCTTTACCTGATCTTAATGGTCAGATTAATGTTCCTCCTGAAGTTAGTCCTGTCTCTGAGGGCTCAAATATTAAATCAAAGGTAAAGGATAAGTAGCGCTCCTGATATGTTTGCTGAAATGGGGGGGAGGCATTTTGTTCGTGACTATTGCTTTTGTTTCTCTCCCGTTAAGCAGACCAAGCTGGCTAATGGTGTTGGCGTCAATGCTGGCTTGTCCCCCACCGAGCACtgcaatgcaaacaaaaaccatacCTCCACCAAAGCCGGCACTCGGCTCCTCAGTGCCACGGCTTCTCCACGGCCACGCAAGCATACATTCTACCGACaagtaaagcacgtttttgaATGTCTTGTATGAAAAATGATGAATACTGTGTTCCCTCGCTACCAAGTGGCTTCTCTGTTTCACTGATTATTTTTGTCAGCTTATCACGCCCCCAACCCCATAAAATCCAGTACtctaaatggaaaaagatacagtataataatgacaacatgcatccatccatccattttccaaaccgctttatcctcacaaggatcctCACGGgcggcaccctgaaccggccaatcaatcgcagggcacacagagacgaacaaccatgcgtactcacactgacacctagcgATAAattggagcgttcaatcagcctgccatgcatgtttttggaatgtgggaggaaactggagtacccggaggaaacccacgcaggcccggggagaacatgcaaactccacacaggacatAACAAAacgtattaaattaaaaaaatacgtttttatAGACAAAGAAGCATTTAAGCAAAAAACATCctataagcaaaaaaaaaattccatacaTAATCAacgaaaaaaacatgaaataaatcaacctttacttcacggatttcacttatagGAGCATAACCCTTGCAATGAATAATGGAAtactgcacttaaaaaaaaaccaaaacactgcatgtaaaaaaaaattcattttctctttcttcagcCCTCTTTCACATTCTCGTATTATGGACGAGTGGGATCGCAGCGTCACAGACTGCGACGGACAACCACCTCAAGCCCTCCGCCAATCACCACTTCCCGCAGTCTGAATGATCTGAGTGATCTGCAGCTACATACAGACAGCAGGGAGTTTCAGTTGTCTGAAAGCAGTCTATCTTCAGAAGGTTCCAGCAGCGATGGCAGGCCCAGCAGGGGCACAACCGTACGACTGCTGTGGTTGTCAATGCTGAAGGTGAAAGATaattgcaatctttttttgAAGCACAAATCGCAAACACATTCATTTGGTCTGTTTGCGTATGAACGTCCTGTTTTTGCGAAATGACAATACTTCCTGGTCTCTTCTGGTTATGTACTGCGCAGATGCCAAAGCAACTGATGAGGCTGTGTGTATGCCACCTAGTCACATGGTTCTCCTACATAGCTCAAGCCGTCTTCTACACAGATTTCATGGGACAAGTCATCTTCCATGGTGACCCCAAggtacggacacacacacacacacacagacacgtacACACTCTTGCTACTCTTCTGATGCAGTGTGTAAATGGCTTTGGCTTTAGGTACATATGCACAATCTAATTAGGTCTGATGCAAGACTCTtgccttcattaaaaaaacagacaa from the Hippocampus zosterae strain Florida chromosome 5, ASM2543408v3, whole genome shotgun sequence genome contains:
- the slc45a4b gene encoding solute carrier family 45 member 4 isoform X1, which produces MKALMGELAASDLDDKRRPMEEDRESETEDAEDASGQSRGMQIPTHRWVMHGAVMFGREFCYALETALVTPVLLQIGLPEQYYSLTWFLSPIFGLILTPVMGSASDRCTLRWGRRRPFILALCVGVLLGMALFLNGSLIGLSIGDRPSSQPMGIILTVLGVVVLDFCADACDGPIRAYLLDVADTEEQDMALNIHAFSAGLGGALGYMLGGLDWTGTALGQAFKSQQQVLFLFAAIIFFISVILHMFSIPEKQFVASQQLNITGRRDSTSQSTYRLVSHTPPLLEVIAEEDPLCRENDRSDSEAKLMDFVAMERMRSKSDSVLAMPDMKIKLDPDLDLQVHLFLPEVHQALPGIQKGLEDVFKPSNQSIGVLNPSGPPKLTDETTVVESGDSALPDLNGQINVPPEVSPVSEGSNIKSKQTKLANGVGVNAGLSPTEHCNANKNHTSTKAGTRLLSATASPRPRKHTFYRQPSFTFSYYGRVGSQRHRLRRTTTSSPPPITTSRSLNDLSDLQLHTDSREFQLSESSLSSEGSSSDGRPSRGTTVRLLWLSMLKMPKQLMRLCVCHLVTWFSYIAQAVFYTDFMGQVIFHGDPKAPSNSTEFLNYNSGVQMGCWGLVVNAATAAVCSAILQKYLDNFDLSIKVIYIMGTLGFAIGTAVMAIFPNVYVAMVMISSMGIISMSMSYCPYALLGQYHEIKEFVHHSPGNSRRGFGIDCAILSCQVYISQILVASALGAVIKAVGSVRVIPMVASGSSFLGFLAACFLVIYPDEDSDKDSSDQELPCLSDELGHHEDGGETLALQKLADREGLKNSEKHPVA
- the slc45a4b gene encoding solute carrier family 45 member 4 isoform X2 translates to MKALMGELAASDLDDKRRPMEEDRESETEDAEDASGQSRGMQIPTHRWVMHGAVMFGREFCYALETALVTPVLLQIGLPEQYYSLTWFLSPIFGLILTPVMGSASDRCTLRWGRRRPFILALCVGVLLGMALFLNGSLIGLSIGDRPSSQPMGIILTVLGVVVLDFCADACDGPIRAYLLDVADTEEQDMALNIHAFSAGLGGALGYMLGGLDWTGTALGQAFKSQQQVLFLFAAIIFFISVILHMFSIPEKQFVASQQLNITGRRDSTSQSTYRLVSHTPPLLEVIAEEDPLCRENDRSDSEAKLMDFVAMERMRSKSDSVLAMPDMKIKLDPDLDLQVHLFLPEVHQALPGIQKGLEDVFKPSNQSIGVLNPSGPPKLTDETTVVESGDSALPDLNGQINVPPEVSPVSEGSNIKSKTKLANGVGVNAGLSPTEHCNANKNHTSTKAGTRLLSATASPRPRKHTFYRQPSFTFSYYGRVGSQRHRLRRTTTSSPPPITTSRSLNDLSDLQLHTDSREFQLSESSLSSEGSSSDGRPSRGTTVRLLWLSMLKMPKQLMRLCVCHLVTWFSYIAQAVFYTDFMGQVIFHGDPKAPSNSTEFLNYNSGVQMGCWGLVVNAATAAVCSAILQKYLDNFDLSIKVIYIMGTLGFAIGTAVMAIFPNVYVAMVMISSMGIISMSMSYCPYALLGQYHEIKEFVHHSPGNSRRGFGIDCAILSCQVYISQILVASALGAVIKAVGSVRVIPMVASGSSFLGFLAACFLVIYPDEDSDKDSSDQELPCLSDELGHHEDGGETLALQKLADREGLKNSEKHPVA